The following are encoded together in the Lytechinus variegatus isolate NC3 chromosome 19, Lvar_3.0, whole genome shotgun sequence genome:
- the LOC121406230 gene encoding galanin receptor type 2-like: MNSSVYLDQENDSIRVETRAIVISLSFGLLAFLTLISNVLVLLVLHRGRNHFDEVMRILIQILAITDLMGGIPGCLLQSLHHSLKQSAPSSVICKLVPFMTVYLVLQSLYIVCLINLYRLFSVLRPLTHLRFLTPKTVRICAIIMKFAVFGFVLPLVPLKGMPLNRGLDTLCDQTLNVWHPPSDMLPKLTAAVAVTVIAFAIPLLILTYTNARLLYIACRVVRRNSNVKRSQTLSTDQSQTINLESGNSRSNQQNNRIKNKSTVLPASSGFKGLKTVIVVTGLFYISCIPFCFFATYALNNKDHSEYDVVSIFFLMSNTWWNGPIFIYTSKTFRKEAFKLRKDLKLWLQGKFIGVGHD, encoded by the coding sequence atgAATTCATCCGTGTATCTTGATCAGGAGAATGACTCAATTAGAGTAGAAACAAGAGCCATTGTCATCAGCCTGTCCTTCGGTTTACTGGCATTTCTTACGCTAATTTCTAACGTTTTAGTGCTGTTGGTACTTCACCGGGGTCGCAACCATTTCGATGAAGTCATGCGAATTCTGATCCAAATATTAGCGATAACAGACCTAATGGGCGGCATCCCTGGTTGCCTGTTACAGAGTCTACACCATTCTTTGAAGCAGTCCGCACCTTCGTCTGTGATCTGCAAACTGGTTCCATTTATGACAGTATACCTGGTGCTCCAGTCGCTCTACATCGTGTGCTTGATCAATCTTTACAGACTATTTTCCGTCTTGCGACCCTTGACGCATCTGCGTTTCTTGACTCCTAAAACAGTACGCATCTGTGCAATAATCATGAAGTTTGCTGTGTTCGGATTCGTTCTCCCTCTTGTTCCCCTAAAAGGAATGCCTCTGAATAGAGGTTTAGACACGCTTTGCGATCAAACCCTGAACGTCTGGCACCCACCTTCGGACATGCTCCCGAAATTAACCGCAGCAGTCGCGGTCACTGTCATTGCATTTGCAATCCCGCTTCTCATACTCACCTATACCAACGCGAGGTTGTTGTATATCGCTTGTCGGGTTGTGCGGAGGAACTCGAACGTCAAACGATCCCAAACGCTATCCACAGACCAAAGCCAAACCATAAACCTGGAATCTGGGAACAGTCGGTCAAATCAACAGAATAATCGCATCAAGAATAAGAGCACTGTCCTCCCTGCTTCCTCTGGCTTCAAAGGACTGAAGACCGTCATCGTTGTCACAGGATTATTCTATATATCCTGTATCCCTTTTTGCTTTTTTGCCACCTATGCTTTGAACAACAAGGACCACTCGGAATATGATGTTGTCTCTATCTTTTTCCTCATGAGTAATACATGGTGGAATGGACCCATCTTTATATACACATCTAAGACGTTTAGAAAAGAGGCGTTCAAACTAAGGAAAGACTTGAAACTTTGGTTGCAGGGAAAGTTTATTGGGGTCGGTCATGACTGA
- the LOC121406232 gene encoding uncharacterized protein LOC121406232, giving the protein MNNTTATFPNVGVYGEARTMDIVAGICFSLTALLALVCNLFVLVVLHRSRRRFDDIMRYLIQTLAVSDLVGGFACCLFQVLRITLKTFPFSIMICKAIPFMSFYMVLRSLYLMCIINLYRCVSVVYPLAHRRYINMRRMRISVFTVCGCLCSFVVPLLLFRNELRSGILNTLCEFRSSRELGDHEPGNHEPGDHEPGNHEPGDHEPGDHEPGDHEPEYHEPEFYSRVANTRGLFAIVSLVIPLAIITITNIKLLIIACKVAQKNKHVRDQAVSSSSSFGQDNQQGNTPSAHHNALYVRSSDNDPRRNRGNFYAKVRAILGFKGLRTLLAITLMFYVSCVPACVLIGISVEHHDTISSPLFMASSLLLLGNSWWNALIFLFLSKTFREHAVKLKEMFVLHCTLKCDAV; this is encoded by the coding sequence ATGAATAATACGACTGCCACGTTTCCAAATGTTGGGGTGTATGGAGAAGCAAGGACCATGGACATTGTGGCTGGTATATGCTTCAGCCTCACAGCCCTACTCGCTTTAGTTTGCAACCTTTTTGTCCTTGTGGTGCTTCATCGAAGCCGTCGACGCTTTGACGATATCATGCGATATCTTATCCAAACTCTGGCGGTCTCAGACTTAGTCGGAGGCTTTGCGTGTTGTCTTTTCCAAGTGCTTCGTATCACGCTCAAGAcctttccattttcaataatgaTCTGCAAAGCCATTCCTTTTATGTCATTCTACATGGTTCTGAGGTCCCTGTATTTAATGTGCATCATCAACCTGTACAGATGCGTATCTGTAGTGTATCCTTTGGCTCACCGAAGATACATTAATATGAGGAGGATGCGCATCTCCGTCTTTACAGTATGCGGTTGTTTGTGTTCTTTTGTTGTGCCTTTGCTATTGTTCAGAAATGAATTACGCAGTGGAATATTGAACACTTTGTGCGAATTTAGATCTTCGAGGGAACTAGGCGATCACGAACCAGGCAATCACGAACCAGGCGATCACGAACCAGGCAATCACGAACCAGGCGATCACGAACCAGGTGATCACGAACCAGGCGATCACGAACCAGAATATCACGAACCAGAATTTTACAGCCGGGTGGCCAACACGAGGGGTCTCTTTGCTATCGTGTCCTTGGTCATTCCACTCGCCATTATTACTATCACAAATATCAAGCTATTGATAATTGCTTGCAAGGTTGCACAGAAGAACAAACACGTACGGGACCAAGCAGTGTCTTCTTCGTCATCCTTCGGGCAGGACAATCAACAAGGCAACACCCCCAGCGCACATCACAACGCCCTCTACGTCAGAAGTTCTGACAACGATCCTAGGCGCAATAGGGGTAACTTTTACGCGAAAGTTCGAGCCATTCTTGGGTTTAAGGGCCTTAGAACCCTTCTCGCCATAACATTAATGTTCTATGTGTCTTGTGTTCCCGCTTGCGTCTTAATTGGAATATCAGTAGAGCACCACGACACCATTAGCTCACCCTTATTTATGGCATCTTCCTTGTTGCTTTTAGGAAACTCATGGTGGAACGCTCTCATATTTCTATTCCTCTCCAAAACCTTTAGAGAACATGCAGTAAAGTTGAAGGAAATGTTCGTGTTACATTGTACCTTAAAGTGTGACGCAGTGTAA
- the LOC121406233 gene encoding beta-1 adrenergic receptor-like: MEKTNASAGTTLEGMLVADSGTDVTAIAILISMAFLVFVSNILVLLVLQKGRGLFDEVMALLLQILALSDLLGGTVASLLTATLLLLEVTPTSRAICRMAPLVNNFMLLQSLYIVCLVSFCRYLSVTHPLFYLGSVTISRVRIAALSVKAYVLLNTCVFLPIQGFPFWDVLDEMCSAQTERLDVLHHRPSESILSWNFTPAVVFVSVSFVLPLCLLTFVNSRLLCIACRISRREKSQHRVVQRNPKSSGSSNSEYPHQEYHSRIGRRHERKGLRGFLTVFLMTASFYVSCLPYVVVVISILTVTATDVRQYLSKYGWMVALMIMISNAWWNAPIYLLTCRTFRKKALEIVTCRKSRAMTAFQGSGPSHVSHVFQLQPQASHQIETTG; this comes from the coding sequence ATGGAGAAAACAAATGCTTCAGCCGGAACCACCTTAGAAGGAATGCTTGTGGCTGATTCTGGTACGGATGTTACAGCCATCGCCATTTTGATCTCCATGGCGTTTCTAGTATTTGTGAGCAACATCTTAGTTTTACTCGTTCTTCAGAAAGGAAGAGGACTCTTTGATGAGGTCATGGCTCTCCTGCTTCAGATACTCGCTTTGTCGGATCTCCTAGGAGGTACGGTTGCATCGCTTCTAACAGCTACTCTTCTTCTCCTGGAGGTGACACCTACCTCCCGTGCTATCTGCAGAATGGCCCCTCTGGTGAACAACTTCATGCTCCTCCAGTCATTGTACATCGTTTGCCTTGTGAGTTTCTGTCGCTATCTTTCAGTCACGCATCCATTGTTTTATCTTGGGAGCGTGACGATATCTCGTGTACGCATCGCTGCCTTGTCCGTCAAGGCGTACGTCTTGCTTAACACGTGCGTCTTTCTACCAATACAGGGGTTTCCTTTCTGGGATGTCCTTGATGAGATGTGTAGTGCACAGACTGAGAGGTTGGATGTCCTACATCACAGGCCATCCGAATCCATCTTATCTTGGAACTTTACACCTGCTGTGGTATTCGTATCTGTTTCCTTCGTACTGCCTCTCTGTCTACTAACATTTGTGAATTCTCGACTCCTTTGCATTGCCTGTCGTATCAGCCGCCGCGAGAAAAGCCAGCATCGGGTTGTCCAAAGAAACCCAAAGAGCAGTGGTTCTTCGAACAGTGAATACCCACATCAGGAGTATCACTCACGGATTGGGAGACGACATGAGCGGAAGGGTCTTCGAGGATTCCTCACGGTATTTCTAATGACCGCGTCCTTCTATGTATCTTGTCTGCCTTATGTAGTCGTTGTCATATCCATTCTGACGGTAACGGCAACGGATGTTCGACAATATCTGAGCAAGTATGGGTGGATGGTGGCCCTCATGATCATGATTAGCAATGCTTGGTGGAATGCACCCATTTACCTTTTAACATGCCGGACTTTCCGGAAGAAGGCACTGGAGATCGTGACATGCAGGAAGTCGAGGGCAATGACAGCTTTCCAAGGTAGCGGACCCTCGCACGTTTCCCATGTATTTCAGTTGCAACCTCAAGCCTCTCATCAAATAGAAACCACTGGATAG